A genome region from Tolypothrix sp. PCC 7712 includes the following:
- a CDS encoding transposase yields MLSEPKHGGCSRLAEILGNVSHDSVNRFLLRERYAPYDLFSTVKTIINLTGGILSVDDTVIEKLYSNPKYAELIGYFWSGKYHKSIKGINLITLYYSDIHGSSVPINYRIYDKKEGKTKNDYFQEMLIEVIDWGVKPRLVTGDSWYSGVENLKFLRNQKLGFLFGVEKNRTVSNEPGKYCQVSGLEIPDEGLVTHLREFGFIKLFRKVFKKEDSRHYILYLPDAEALQQITRSEFVTIHDTHWGIESFHRAIKQVCGICRFMVSQCVGRVSRLEATGEPVRVRDSHAIKTHIFCSLQAFVRLELMRSENIISNWYELQRNLFTLVVRDYIVDNLTNTCAA; encoded by the coding sequence TTGTTATCGGAACCGAAGCATGGAGGATGCAGTAGGTTAGCAGAAATATTGGGGAATGTTTCACATGATAGTGTGAACCGTTTTTTGTTGAGGGAGAGATACGCTCCCTATGATTTGTTCAGTACGGTAAAGACTATTATTAACTTGACAGGAGGGATTTTAAGTGTAGACGACACAGTCATAGAAAAACTGTACAGTAATCCAAAATATGCAGAATTAATCGGTTATTTTTGGTCAGGTAAATATCATAAAAGTATCAAAGGGATAAATTTAATTACGCTGTATTACAGCGACATACATGGAAGCTCAGTACCAATAAATTACAGAATATACGATAAAAAGGAGGGGAAAACGAAGAACGATTATTTCCAAGAGATGCTAATTGAAGTAATTGATTGGGGTGTAAAACCAAGGCTAGTAACAGGAGATAGTTGGTACTCAGGAGTAGAAAACTTAAAATTTTTAAGAAACCAGAAATTGGGTTTTCTATTTGGGGTTGAGAAAAATAGAACTGTCTCTAATGAACCAGGAAAGTATTGCCAAGTAAGTGGTTTAGAGATTCCTGATGAAGGGTTGGTAACTCATCTGAGAGAATTTGGATTTATCAAATTGTTTAGGAAAGTCTTCAAAAAAGAAGACTCTAGACATTATATATTGTATCTACCAGATGCTGAAGCTCTTCAGCAAATAACTCGCAGTGAATTTGTGACAATTCATGATACTCATTGGGGAATAGAAAGTTTTCACAGAGCAATAAAACAAGTATGTGGAATTTGTCGATTTATGGTGAGCCAGTGCGTTGGGCGGGTCTCCCGACTTGAAGCAACTGGCGAACCCGTAAGGGTTAGAGATAGCCATGCAATTAAAACACACATATTTTGCTCACTTCAAGCATTTGTTCGTTTAGAGCTAATGCGGTCTGAAAACATCATTTCTAATTGGTATGAATTACAAAGAAACTTGTTTACTTTAGTTGTGCGTGATTATATTGTGGACAATCTCACCAATACTTGTGCTGCCTAG
- a CDS encoding cache domain-containing protein has translation MTRTNRTKLPSHQGVSLRTTSRNYSLNACGGRTLALKWHLVLLVAGVLLPVVLFAVAIVQKLTLNERASSERRLLLAARNLTQNVEREVSSTTRTLQALAASDRLDNNDLKVFYNEAQRTLETQPTWLGVILLTPNKRQILNTFRPYGSALPFTNEPESVQRVVETQQPKVGYLAFAPFKQQWAFPVRVPVVRNGKLRYVLTALISSESLTHTIKTQTTVDGEWTRTVIDGHGIVVARTLHPERFVGKPGTPSFRQRIAATNEGVYRETTLEGVPVYVAFSRANFSNWTTAVVVPVEIIESPARRAMWLVIGSGLALLLVSGVGALVLSQRISQGITEAAGAAEALAKGEYPRINPSSIQEVALLGEALEFSANLLLQRERERNEYLTQVEAARAEAEAANRLKDEFLIT, from the coding sequence GTGACAAGAACAAATCGAACCAAACTTCCTTCACATCAGGGAGTCAGTTTGCGTACAACAAGTAGAAATTACAGCTTGAATGCTTGCGGTGGACGTACACTTGCTCTCAAATGGCACCTGGTATTACTTGTGGCAGGGGTCTTACTCCCTGTTGTCCTATTTGCTGTTGCGATTGTACAAAAACTCACGTTGAATGAGCGTGCGTCATCAGAGCGCCGCTTGCTTCTAGCAGCACGCAATCTTACTCAAAATGTAGAGCGTGAGGTTTCTAGCACAACCAGAACACTACAAGCACTGGCTGCCTCTGACCGACTTGACAACAATGACTTAAAAGTCTTTTATAACGAGGCGCAGCGTACATTGGAGACGCAGCCAACTTGGTTGGGTGTGATCCTGCTCACGCCAAACAAACGCCAGATATTGAATACTTTCCGTCCCTATGGCAGCGCACTACCTTTTACAAATGAGCCTGAAAGTGTACAGCGTGTTGTGGAAACACAGCAGCCAAAAGTGGGCTACCTCGCCTTTGCACCTTTCAAGCAGCAATGGGCATTTCCTGTGCGTGTTCCAGTAGTACGGAACGGCAAACTACGATATGTGCTGACTGCTCTCATCTCCTCAGAATCGCTCACTCACACTATCAAGACCCAAACAACTGTGGATGGGGAATGGACACGTACTGTCATTGATGGTCATGGAATTGTTGTGGCTCGGACTCTTCACCCTGAACGCTTTGTGGGCAAGCCAGGTACCCCGTCTTTTCGCCAGCGAATCGCAGCAACAAATGAGGGTGTTTACCGCGAGACTACTTTGGAAGGAGTGCCTGTGTATGTTGCCTTCAGTCGAGCAAATTTCTCGAACTGGACGACAGCCGTTGTCGTTCCCGTGGAAATAATTGAAAGTCCGGCTCGTCGTGCAATGTGGCTAGTAATTGGCTCTGGTTTGGCGCTGCTCTTAGTCAGTGGTGTAGGTGCTTTGGTTCTCTCGCAGAGGATTTCTCAAGGCATCACTGAGGCGGCTGGTGCCGCAGAAGCGCTTGCTAAAGGTGAATATCCTCGCATCAATCCCTCCAGCATTCAGGAAGTGGCCTTGTTAGGCGAAGCCTTAGAATTTTCAGCTAACCTGCTGTTGCAACGTGAACGTGAGCGGAACGAATATTTGACGCAGGTGGAAGCAGCACGAGCTGAAGCAGAAGCGGCTAACCGTCTCAAAGATGAGTTCTTAATTACCTAG